The sequence below is a genomic window from Dictyostelium discoideum AX4 chromosome 5 chromosome, whole genome shotgun sequence.
agattttaaatttgatggtAAAATTGATGGACCTATTgcatttggattattaaaattataacatATTGTTAAATATTCTAATGAATTTGGAAAAGAAACTAAAGTTAATGGATGATTATAACCACctaaatctaattttttaagaGTACTCGGTAGTGAtgatttgtttattatttgattaaatccactaccaaattttaaagtttttaattttttatatatttcattaaattcactactaccaccaccatcaccaccaccactattaggtatattaattaattgattataataccaaccaaattttaaagattttaaattatttaattgatttttaaatatcaaattatttaataaaggtTGATTAAAATCttgttcaaattttaattttaaaagattactAGGTAAACTATTTTCTTGAATAGCTTGATTGAAATTTACaccaaatgataatttagtTAATGACATTGGAAgtgaattttcatttataatttgattaaaattattaccaaatcTAATTGTTGATACATTCTCTGGTATATCaccatcatttaaaatattattaaattcattttcaaatattaatgttGTAGTTGATCTtggtatatttaataaattattattagaattaatattaaattttaaagttgTCACTGATTTTGGAATTGATTTTGGTTCAATTTtaccaaaataatttttatttaattttaaagttattaaagatattggtaatttatgtttaattaaaattggttgtTGAAATGATGTGCAATATTCTAAATctaaagatttaattgatttaggTAACCATGTTGATTCTATTGTTTGTTTAAAATCTCTACCTGTGAATGTTAAACTTGTAATATTCTCATGAAGTGTGAATTCAGTGAATGGTGAACTAAAAataacattattaaattctaattGTGTCAACGATTCTGGTAAACAATTACAATCGagttcaattgaaaatccagttctaaatttaatagattttaaaccatttaaaaatgtaccttgtttaatttgtaatttatcATTTCTATTAtccattaaattaattgatgttaaataacttttaaatttataatttttatattcttcaatacctttaaaattaatttcaaatttatgtaaattatataatctcgaatgaaaaattatttcatttcttATAACTAAATTAttccaaacttttttaaataaattataatttttataattaattaattctttattattactattatttttattattattattactattttcatttataatatgttttttattatttataatatattttttattattttcaataattatgaatattgaacaattaaattttatttttaaaatatcattactattattattattatcattattattattattaaaataaattttatttataaaagtttcaatattgttattattattatttttatttaatgattttaaattattttttattaatttaaattggaaTTCATTTAAccctaaattattttcataatcatttctatattttttttcagggatgttaataataataataatttaattaattatttaaaaagtgtatttttatttactttttaaaattttttgagaaaaagcattttaaattttcaatggAAATGTATAAACCATTAATTGATAGAATTGTGATACAAtctattaatgaaaatttataatatggTAACCCATCAACACTATTTATTAACCACTCGTAAACTATATTTTCCATTGATGATCAtcgttcttttttttttatttttaatttttttatttttttttattttctaaatttcacaaaaaaaaacattattttttatttttttttatattattttttattttataaatttggtAACAATAGCAGTGTGTGAGGGAAATTTGATGACTCAGTGCCAAaggaaatttaaaagatattttttcgagcttaaaaatttttttttttttttcaaaaactattaatatctttttttttttttttttttagtataaGATTTATGAATTCCtttgttttttaaactattattattttttttatttatttaatttaagaTTTAtgatttcaattgttttttatattattattataattattactattattatttttttttttttttttttttttttttttttttttttttttttattattttagtttgGGCAATTATTTCTAACTTTAACATGGCTTGAAATATCACAAGATTCTAGTGATTGTTTAAATCCATcaaaaattgtaatatttttaacagtttttggaattgaaccaaataataaaggtTGTTTTAtatcatataaaaataatctttcAACACCTTCTGGAAGAATACCTGGAGTTAAAGCATGATCAAAACCATCACCTAAAATTACATTCTTTACAGTTGATGGTATTGAACCAACAACTAatggttttttaatattataaagatGTAAAAATTCAACACCTTCTGATATTAAACCCGGTGTTAAAACTTGATTAAAACTTTCATTAAATACAATTCTTTTAACAGTTGGTGGAATTGAACCAACAACTAATGGTTTCTTTATATCATAAATATGTAATCCTTCAACAGTTTCTGGTAATGTATTTGGTTCAATTGATTGGTCAAATCCATCTAAAAGCATAACTGCAAATgtttttgaattgaatttgaattttgataTATCAGTACTTTTATTTCCAAATGCAATTCttgtaaattcattttctaaTGCACAATCTGAATCACTttcaatttgtaaataaaatttagagtttttatctttttttttttttggaaaaaaaaaaaataaaattaaattagttttttttttttttttatttattttttatttctattacaAACTACTTACAATTTacatattttaaattgtttttatcatAACAATATTTTAAACCATGAATTTGATCTTCATATTCAGTTTTTACACTATTGTAGCTTATGTTTAAATCAGTAATACCAAAATTGTTATAGTTTTCAGattcttcatctttattcatattagagaaattattttcttcttcttcattatcattatccaatgaatcatcattattaatttgagaGATATTTTCTATTGCATTTTCATCAGAaactaatttatttacatcaccattaaatttttcattctTGTTTTCATTCAAatcttgattttgattttcattttgttctttatttaatggagtttcaatattttcttcTGAATTAATGTTATTTGTTTGAACTATTGAtggttcattattaattatcatTCCACTTGATtctgatttattttttgaaatttcattttcatttgaaggACAAACAGAGTTTAATTCAGAGTCATTTTGTTTTGAGTAATCTTGGCtatcattaataatattattgttattattaaaattttctttactattatttaattgatcaaaagatacatcattatttggttgttgttgttgttgtggttgttgttgttgttgttgttgttgttgttgttgttgttgttgttgttgttgttgttgttgttgttgttgttgttgttgttgttgttgttgttgttgttgttgttgttgttgttgttgttgttgttgttgttgttgttgttgttgtagttgttgtagttgttgttgtagttgttgttgttgttgctgttgatcataattattataattattattatagctattatttaattcatcaaaagataaatcattatttggttgttgttgttgttgttgttgttgttgttgttgattataattattataattattattataactattataaattgaattagaatcaaattctttaattgaaaaaattgattcaatatataattgaaatttttctaatttatttttattacaagataaaaaatgatttttatattcaattaattgtttattaatattattattacaattattattatttaataattttaatgattgttgataatgtttaattaattctaatgtttgattttcatcatcacaatcaacattgaaattattaattctttcaattgttttgttattattaattattgattttaatgattcattattattattaattaaatttgaaatatttgaattcaaattcacattattattaaaagtaattgataaattattttttatttcattttcaattaatgatattatttgatgaatgttattgaaatgatttgaaatggtttcaatattatcttgatattcaattttaattttttcaaatttttcaattgattcattgtttgtgatttcatcattttttaataattttaaaatatttggataaatttcttctttaaaattattaattaatgaacaAATGGTtgaatcatcaattaaatcaattttatgaCCACgatgaaaattattttgagaAATACAACTATTACAACATGGAATTAATTTACAATCTGAGCATAAAAAtgtaatatcattatttgtaTGATATacacatttattatttatattattattatttgtaatattaaaattattaatattattattttttgtaatattaaaattattaaatggtgGAGATTGtgatatcatttttttaatatgaattaaaaatattatttattttgattttgattttggtatgaataatttttttttttttttttatttaattttgttgtgttgttttttttttttttttaatttaataaaaaaaaaaaaaaaaaaatgtaatttattattatttttattattatttttattattatttttattattggtcATCTAGATTACCACTTGATTTATTgagaaaattataaaataataataataataaaatgggtTAAACCCCATAAatagtatttatttttggggTTGGACAcccccccaaaaaaaaaaaaaaaaaaaaaaagaaaaaaaaagtcctTTCCCCccaatttttcaattttaatctaaaaatgaaaacagtgatgtttttatttttttcatggGATTTAAATCTTCATACCAATTGGGATATCCCactgttaaaaaaaaaaaaaaaaaaaaaaaaatattgtgaataatcaaaaataaaaaataaaaaaaaataaaacaaaaaaattttttctatgaacttttttttttttaataatggtagaaaatcatttatttttagaaaaaaaaaatctagtgaatattattattatttttttttttttttcaaatatcaCAAGAGATAACCAGATTACTATGgtgaaactttttttttttttaaaaaaaaattaaaaacaaaagattaaaataaaaggaGTTATTTTATGAATACatgaagaatttaatatttttttaatttatttttaattttttaattttaatttttcatatttgGGAAATAATTTTGACTTTTCATATAACCAATTAATTGTTCAGGTATTTCACAAAGTGTTTCAGCAGCTAATTGTTCAGGatcattttcatattttttgaatGGTACGAATTGAACAATGTCACGAGTAGCAATAACACCATTTTTATCagataattgattttcatcaccatctAATTTTTTCATAAGTTCAAAAGAAGcaataccaacaccaacGATAACGATTGATAATGGAGCTTTGGAGGATGCTTTTACAATTTCTTCAATGGTTTCTTCCATATCTGTGATTTCACCATCTGTAAGTATTAATAGAATTgtatatttttgatttttagaATCAACACCTTTAATTGACTTTTTATGAGCATGTTTAATAATCTCTTGAAAGTTAGTTGGATAACTTAATTTAATAGTTGGTATAACTTTATTATAGGTTGATAAAACTTCTTCAATACCGCGAGCTTCAGCTTTTGGACCGAATTGGAAACAGTGGCTTGTTACACCACCGAATCTTTCAGCACCGAAACccaataattcaattttaccaTCGGAATCATATGGGGCTAAAACATTACCCACTGCCAAGATAGATCTTGCATACTCACTTTCATGAGTTGGTGTATTGTAATGTAAAGATGTACGATCACTTGGCATACCATTTGAAGCTGTACAATCAATTGcaa
It includes:
- a CDS encoding hypothetical protein (Similar to Dictyostelium discoideum (Slime mold). CIGB protein); its protein translation is MISQSPPFNNFNITKNNNINNFNITNNNNINNKCVYHTNNDITFLCSDCKLIPCCNSCISQNNFHRGHKIDLIDDSTICSLINNFKEEIYPNILKLLKNDEITNNESIEKFEKIKIEYQDNIETISNHFNNIHQIISLIENEIKNNLSITFNNNVNLNSNISNLINNNNESLKSIINNNKTIERINNFNVDCDDENQTLELIKHYQQSLKLLNNNNCNNNINKQLIEYKNHFLSCNKNKLEKFQLYIESIFSIKEFDSNSIYNSYNNNYNNYNQQQQQQQQQQQPNNDLSFDELNNSYNNNYNNYDQQQQQQQLQQQLQQLQQQQQQQQQQQQQQQQQQQQQQQQQQQQQQQQQQQQQQQQQQQQQQQQPQQQQQPNNDVSFDQLNNSKENFNNNNNIINDSQDYSKQNDSELNSVCPSNENEISKNKSESSGMIINNEPSIVQTNNINSEENIETPLNKEQNENQNQDLNENKNEKFNGDVNKLVSDENAIENISQINNDDSLDNDNEEEENNFSNMNKDEESENYNNFGITDLNISYNSVKTEYEDQIHGLKYCYDKNNLKYVNYKNSKFYLQIESDSDCALENEFTRIAFGNKSTDISKFKFNSKTFAVMLLDGFDQSIEPNTLPETVEGLHIYDIKKPLVVGSIPPTVKRIVFNESFNQVLTPGLISEGVEFLHLYNIKKPLVVGSIPSTVKNVILGDGFDHALTPGILPEGVERLFLYDIKQPLLFGSIPKTVKNITIFDGFKQSLESCDISSHVKVRNNCPN